Below is a genomic region from Drosophila albomicans strain 15112-1751.03 chromosome 2R, ASM965048v2, whole genome shotgun sequence.
GTTTACTCGCTTCCATCTATCGTATTTCCcccttcttcttcgtcttcttcttcagcttTTGCGAAATACACTTTAAATATGCGACcgttttaaatttacttatttcagTTTCGTTTTCGAATACCCTACGGATAGTATTAAAATGGGGATTATAGATTATGGTATACTCAGAATAAGATTCTAACACAGTTCTGAAAATACTTTATGATAAAGTTACCTTCTTATCATAAGTTATTTTCAGAATTGTTTAAGAACCTTATTGCGTATAAAACATAGAAGAAGAGAAGTGCCTTCATCTTAGGATTGTTTTGAATCTCATACCATCTTTCAAAAAAGAAGATTTAAAAGAGGAATtgctatacatttttaaatgtctggaatattcttaatattatattaaagaatattacATGTTCCCATACTAAACCTAAAATTTATCTGCAGCTAATATACTTAAGGAAGGTGTGTACTTAGCATTGATCTTATATCTTTTTATATCCGGTTTCAAGAGGGTTGAAGGtgtgacaatctggtatattttgtaatctatggtatattttttaataaatcaatataaacaaatatagtCCTCGACGCATTTTAGAATttgtgcggtatattaatttggtatattatacgaaatataccgcactgtttggCTTTTATACAAAATGGGTCGCGGGTATctaacagtcgagcacactcgactttatttttcttttttatttctttcctATTCATATGGTTTAACTTCAACTAAGTGATCATGACAATGTTTACtttaattctaaaaaaatcgtaaagattataataaaatcaGTATTACATATTAAAGGAACTTTAAGTCTACGGAACAAAATTAATAGTTATGAATTATTGTGTTACtttataattaaagtaattttaattttattctcaaaatttcaaatcaatcCCCTTATATCAAGGCAagctatttaaaaatgtatataaaatactaaagagCAGAAGGCTGCTAGAATTAACAGGGTATCTGAAGGTCTTACCCTGTCTGCAACTGCATTCTCACATGTTTTTGCTCTGTTTtgttgtccgtctgtctgcatTCTCCACATGCTCGCAGCTTGTCTTCATTATCGCTTCATCATGCTGCCTTtggagttgctgttgccattgctgtggttgctgttgttgttgttgttgtcgctgcttttgctgcttgtcATTGCCTCATTTCATTCAGCATTCTGCATTCTGCGCGCAGTAATGCGATGTTAATGGAATCAGATCGCCACAAACGTTTTCGGCCACCCATTTGAAGTGAGGTTTGTTGGTCACTTTGTTGACAGCTGTTTCATTGACGTATGTGTTATGTGCTGACAAGGTCGCGTTAGCGTTTGTAAGGTAAACACTTTGGGTTGCCTTTTATGCGCTTGATAattcaaaatgccaaattgaGCCAAAAAAGTCAATTAACTAATAAGCATCGCTTAGAACAACGCCCCCTCCGCTTAATGTGCGGCCTTAAAGTGCTAGCTCCCAAGATTGCGCACAAAAGAGCGCCATTTAACCAATTTTTACCAATTAGATCTATGGGCTTTGAAGGCTCCACCTCCGCAGAAGGTGtggcggacagacagacagacagacagacggatagacAGCCATCCGGTTTTCCAACTTACCATGCTGCATTGTACTTTCAGTTTCAGCAGATTTCCAGACTCACGACACGAACTCAGACTTCAGACTTGAGACTTGGTAACAGCCGGATTATCAATACTCTGAactctgcacacacacacacacacacacacacacacacacacacacacacacacacacacactaatacaTCGAACTATTTGTGGTCAGTTTGCACACTCCTTTTGGCCACCATAAATCAGACCAAAGACAGACTTAGACTTATATAaacttcaactttaaatacatatgtgtagatacaaaagtatctgtgAGTGTATTTCTATTCTCTTTGATGAAGGCCAGCAACGTCAGAGCGTGGTCGAAGCGGGGAATGCAGAGAGTGCGGAGAGCTGTTGCATTATTCTCTTTTTCTCGCTTTGCAAACACTTATCAACAACCTCTGCATACACTTATCGAAATCATAACACAACGCGATACAGTTTGCGAATTTGaatacttaattaaatttgaataaccTAATAAGCGTATAACTTGAAGATACATTTACGCTTTATTTAAGCatcatttatttgattaatataCCTTGAATATCGTACTTAATTACAGTAGTTTAGCTGCACAACAAATTGTATCTCTTAGATACTCTTTTGTACTAAGCCACAAATACTTAAGGTAGGGCATCAACCTATCAAAAGTGAAAGTCATATTCATCAATAGCATTTATACACGCTCTtagtccacacacacacacacactcgcacacctcgctgccatttgcatttacaaCCGATATACCCGCTTGGTGAGGGTAAAAGGTAATACTTATCAtactgcatttaaataacGATCACATGGCAAACCGGCTGCACTTTTACCAAGCCAAACTATTCACTTCACACATATTTGACTAAACGAAATCACACACAAGTTGAGAACTGCACCAAATCCATTTGCATCGTATCGAATTTCGTTACTCGATATTTTGTAGAGCTTATtacaattcattaaaaatactttgttGCATTTACAGACAGGAGCAACTTTTTACTGGTTTACTGACATTTGAGAAGTGCTCCAAATTGTATAAagatagaaatataatatacaattgaTTAAGACTCATGTAAAATACTTTGTTGCATTTACAGACAGGAGCAAGTTGTTACTGTTTACACCCgctgacagcatttgttatgtttgcacacagatcaagtttgtttcaaatttttgacacgcccccgaaaatcaataaaatcgaataacaagcgtaattttaaaggtgtatataataataacgatagtatttatgagtcctgaaaatttgattgcgatcagataaaaattctggaaggtattaaagaaatacttttgtatgggcaaaaatgcctacttactagggctcttagttgctttggctgaccaTCTGGTACATTgcgccgtctatggtatattttgaatgtttagtattagtattttttataccgcaatattttgcttttattcaaaatgggtagcgagtatctcacagtcgagcacactcgactgtagctttctaacttgctTTGACATTTGAGAAGTGCTCCAAATTGTATAAagatagaaatataatatacagtTGATTAAGATTCATGTAAAATACTTTGTTGCATTTACAGACAGGAGCaagtttttactgtttttGACACTTGAGAAGTGCTCTAATAAAAGATAACGATACAAATGTAATAATCTTAAATAACAACCCGTTGATTAAAATTCATGGAAAAtactttgttgcatttttttgacAGTCCAAACGGTTTCATGTTTTAGAAACTTGCTCCAAATAGTATAATAACATATTTGAAAcgcatataaattataatttaataatttataaagttCATTTAAGAtcgatataatatttttgacaCACAAGTTGAGGACTGCCCCAAATTGTATAatgattgaaatttatttgtgtcGGACGGAAATTGTAATTTACTACTCGATCAAgttgattaatatttattaaaaatactttatttccCTTTTAGGTCAGTCACAAGTATTtacttcttttgtttttagataATCTATCAGTTTGATCAAGAAAACACTTTCAAgaaatttgcttaaaattgTGAAACACATTGaacttgtaattaaataatttatggtGTTGCagacaataatttattacatttattacattttacaaataaaaaaaaaacatgttgaAAACTGCTCCAAATTTTTTAACGATTCAAATAGAATTGCGTCGCatagaaaatgtaattaaataatttatatagttgATTAAgagtcaataaaaataattgttgcaAGTATTTACTTCTTTTGCCCCCCGTATGaaactaatattaaaatatttgatcaaTTTGATCAAGAAGGCGTTACATGAACATTGCTCcaaattgtataacacattAAATTTGtcactaaataatttatgatgtTGCAgacaataatttattgcatttaataaaataaatgcaaacaagTTAACGATTCAAATATAATTGCGTCGCCTaaaataagcaattaaataattgtcgcaagtatttatttcttttgctcCAATCTGATTTccaaacatatttttgaatattttatctATTTGATCAAGAAAGCGCCTACATGAAAATTGCTCAAAGTTGTATAAcacattaaatttgtatttaaataatttatgatgtTGCAgacaataatttattgcatttgtctGGCATGCGACactatttattacatttaactaaataaatacaaacaagttaacgattcaaatataattgcgccgcataaaaaatgtaattgattaacattcaataaaaataattgtcgcaagtttttactttttttgctCCAATCTGGTTTGTAGCCTATGAAacttatatttacatattttatcaatttgatCAAGAAATCGCTTACAAGAAAAAGGCTCcaaattgtataacacattaaatttgtaataaaataatttatgatgtTGCagacaataatttattacatatgataaaataaatacaaacaagttGAAAACGTCGCcaaattatttaactattcaaatataattgcGTCACATAGAAATTGATTAACATTGAATAAACCTAATTGTCGACTTTTATTGCAAGCCGAAACATTTTCCTATCTTTGACAAACTAGTTGAGGAATGctcaaaattatataataataaacatttatttgcatggaaattaaaattttataattcatataaatGATTAAGACTCATTGAAAAGACTTTTTTACTGCTTTtgactaaaataaattcacaatttgAGAACTGctccaaataataaaatgatttcaataaaattgtattacatGAGCTTAAAATATTCGTAATTAACAGAGTTGATTAAGTTTCATTAAAAACGCTTTGTCATAACAAACATCTATTCGCATTGaagtaaaattttataattcatataaatGATTAAGACTCATTGAAAAGACTTTCTTGCCaggcaaataaatttactattttttgaCTAAAAGAAATTCACAATTTGAGAACTGctccaaataataaaatgttataaataaaattgtattgtatcagcttaaaatattcataatttacagagttgattaaatttcattaaaaacgcTTTGTCACCTTTTAATGTCACACGAAACATTTTACTATCTTTGTCACACCCGTTGAGGAATGccacaaattaatttgcaccatatcgaatttatttttaaataatcaagCAATTGCTCCACAATCTGCACCacattgaatttataattaataattaatagtGGTGTAAAAAATACTTTGTTGCATTCATGACAAGCTACACTGTTATTACGCTcgacaaaatgaaaaacaagttGAAAACAGCTCAAACAAGTatacaagcaaaaaaaaataaaataaatttacatctCATGTTACATctcattcataatttttattatttatagattGTTAAGTTTCATTTTCCATACTTTGTTGCGCTTTATGACAGTTTTACTTaagcataaattttaaagccGCCCGCTGTTTTTCTTGAAGTTCGTTGCCAAATTCAAAAAAACACGCAATGACACAATTCAAAGtggtttaataaaaatatccaGTTATGCTCCTTGGACTAGTATTTGGTTGGCAATCCTAAATGATTTGAACGCTTTAGTTATTGCTTTAGAGCTACTGGTTGCTCTTTATGTATCCACTTTTCACTCTGTTTTTCTTCTCAAGTTACTATTTCAACACTTTTAATGTGAAGTgcataaaatgttgtttttgatttCTCGAATTCTTCGATGAAGTTTCaacatatactaaattatatgtTGATCTTACTGAATGGTAGTTTATAACATACTGTTTTcattctattttttatatgatGATGAAAAGATCATTTCTGAATCATTTTCCCTTTTTACTAAGTGATAAgtgataattttaattaatatgcattGATAAATTGTAGAAGTGATTTAAAAGAAGTGTgaataaaagtttaaattttaatatatgccaatttaatataccacaacaatactaaaattatacacCAAAGGCTGCaattatactattacattcaaaatataccatagagtgcaaaatatactaaatgaaactgccgggttttagttgctttgcttgacaatctagtattatatattttactatactcaatggtatattttgaggtTAATAgtcaacattaaaaatatgccaaatatcggtatattaatatataattaacttaatataccacaaaaatactaaaaattaataccaaaggctacatttatactactacattcaaaatataccatagagtgcaaaatatactagatgaTACAGTCatgttttagttgctttgcttgacaatctagtatattttactacactctacggtatattttgaggtTAATAgtcaacattaaaattaagccaaatttcggtatattaatttggtacatttttagcATAATACCCTACCGTTTTGCTATTAGCCTTCTTACTTCTTCAgatacataattaataattatattcattaGTTTTCGCGTTATTTCTTTAacttttacagggtatcttctAAGCTGTCACTctttgctgcagcagcacacGCACTTgcaatcaattcaattacattttggcaaatagcaaaataaaGGTATCTCTCAAATCTCGTTCGAGATGTGGCAAAAGATATCCCGCTGAGTACTGAATGTTTCCATGGAGCCCACGAAGCTGTCAAATGTTTTAGATCACTTTTTGTAGCTcacgcaatttgcatttttttctagTTTTCCCCCAagtcgtttatttattttcttaactTAAAATCTGGTTTAGTTTTCCTCTGCACTGGCTGCCATTTTCCTATAGACCTGGGTGGGGCATTGAATGGAGTTTGTTACGAGCCAAACCAAGATAAAGAGCTATAAATCATTACCGCTGTCGCTTACTTATTTGACAGACTGTATacaaatgcatatatatttatggagCAGCCGACAGTCAGAGAATGAGATTGgcgataaaaaataaacctGTGTCGGCTCTGTAACTAAACAAacactaaaacaaaaacagcaatgAAGAATGGTAATAACAAACCTTTGCCGTGGGTCAAGTCATGAATTGAAAATTAGCATAGGTAATTAGATAATAACCACTGTGCCCCCAGGGCTCCCTTGAGACGAAATAGGCAGACGCAAATGCAGACCTTGGTCACTTGACCAGTTGGTCACTTCTCCACTTGAAGCGAGGGCGTGTCTCGCTCTCAGTTGTCGCTCGCATGTCAGCACTTAAGCAACCTCTTCAACGGGTTCCCAGGGCAGCTCTATTGCTAACCTTGGGTGCCACTCTCGTCTCTGCTTTCGGCATCAACCTGATGCAGTTGCCCGAAGAAGACAAGTCACAGGTGGCCTGCACTTTGGCGCTGCTTCGCAAGTACTTCTCGTATAGTGAAGCCATGTCTGGCTCTGTGATGTGTGTCAGCATTCTCTCCTCTAATCGTGAAGTGCAGCAGCGTCTTTTACAAGCGCTCAACGAGCACCCAGATCATCCCTGGACCCTGTTGACCACCAGGGCAGAGGAGAAGCACAAAACTCAAGCGGAGCTCATGGAAATGCACGAGAAGCCGCAGTGTTATTTCCTAATCGTTGGCAATCTGGATGACGAAGACATCGAGGAGACCTTTAACAATTGGAAGCGAATGCTCAACTGGAATCCCTTTGCACAGTTTGTTGTCTTTCTGGCTACGGTGGAGGAGACGGACGAGGAGATGACGGATCTGATGGTCGAATTGATGCTGACATTCATGAACAACAAGCTGTACAATGTGAATGTGATTGGACAGAACGAGGAAACGAGTTTCTTCTTTGCCAAGACGGTATTTCCCTATCATCCGGACAACAATTGTGGCAATCGTGTCATAGCCATCGACATGCTGGATGCATGCAGCTATGAGGGGGAtggagaggaagaggaggaggaggatgaagATGAGGAAGAGGAAGGGGCTGAGGAAGGGGCTGAGGAAGAAGCTGAGGAAGGGGCTGAGGAAGGGGCTGAGGAAGGAGCTGAGGAAGGGGCTGAGGAAGGTGCTGAGGAAGGGGTTGAGGAAGAAGCTGAGGAAGAGACTGAGGAAGGGGCTGAGGAAGGGACTGAGGAAGGGACTGAGGAAGGGACTGAGGAAGGGACTGAGGAAGAAGCGAATGGTGATGAGGAGGAAGCAGAGCAGGAGGAAAATACAGGCGAAGAGGAGCCGGAGAAGGAAGAGAATGCTGACGAAGAGACACCTGAGCAGGAGGAGAATGCTCATGGAGATGGGGCGGTACAGGAGGGGAATGTTGATGGAGAGGAGGCggaaaagaatgaaaatattgatGAAGCAGAGACGCAGCAGGACACGAATGTAGAGGAAGAGGAGACTGAGCAGGAAGGGAATATAGAGGAAAATGAGCAGAAGCAGGAGGAAAATGCTGATGGAGGGGAGACGGAGCAGGAAAGTAACGTTGATGAAGAGCCACTTGAGCAAGAAGTGAATGAAATCGAACAACCGGAGCAAGAGGAGAATGCAGGTGCAGAGGAAGGTGACCAGGAGAATAATGTTAACGGAAAAGAGAAGCAGGGGGGAGAAGAGGAGAATGCAGACGAAGAAAATGTAGAAGAAGAGGTAGCGCAGCATGGCGATAATACTGACGAAGTTGAGGAAGGCGAAGACAACGCTACAGGTAATGTGGACTATGCTACATATGGGGAAGGAAACGCTCCTTTTGCTAGGGATGAACTCCCCGACTGGGACTCTGAAAGTGCCAGAGTGACCATAGGAGACGTTGAAATTGAAGAATTCACTCGTGGCCGGTTCGAGGACAAATTCCCTCATGATCTTAGCGGCTGTCCCATCAGAGCTGCCTACCGCGGTCCCTGGGAGCCTTACATCTTCAGCACCAGCAGTCAGAGTGAGGTAGAAGTTGAATCCGTCACCAAGCCGCCATCCGACGCTGAGACGCAGTACGGGgacgaaaccgaaaccgaagggacaacagcagccaatGATAGCGATAACAACGCCGATGGTTATTCCGATGGCTATGCTACCAGCTACGATGAGAGCTACAGCGAGGTAGAGGAGTACAACAATGTGGAGAACGTCGATCAGGTGGACGATAATGTGGCCCAGAAGATCACGCTGACTGGACTGGAGTATCAGCTGGTGCAGACGATTGCTCAGCGACTCCACGTGAACATTGACTTCAACATGCAGAGCAGCAATGTGTTTCATCTGTTTCAACAGCTGATTGAAGGGTAAGTGTAATGGGGCGTATACTTAACAGATTAAGATACAATCAATTAGATCACAATGCAAAGTTATGGCTTaagatataacaaataatttctctttattttcattttgttatgAGGTTCAATTTCTTATTTAGGTGAAGgtaaaatttaaatcttatattttagatattttcaCAATGAAAAATTCTTGCTTTATCCTTTTTTGATTTTAGgtattgaaataattgttttataacTTAGTTTTTATACATATGAATTCTCAGatttaataacttcatttttgattatagattgatttttaattgctaCGCTTAgtgtaataaaatgaattctaCTTGCCAGTCAAATCGATGTTATTGTTGGCGGCATCGATGAAGATCCCAGCATCAGCCAGGTGGTGTCCAGCTCCACATCGTATCTGCAAGATGAGCTCACATGGTGCGTGGCCAGAGCAAAGCGTCACCACAGCTTCTTCAACTTCTTGGCTGGCTTCAAAACTAActccttgctgctgctgctgctcttcatCATCGTCAGCTCTTTGTCTGTGCTTGCGGCTCAAAAGGTTTCCAGGTTTCGCCTCAAGAGTTTGGCAAACTTTCCGACAATTTTCATGCGCATGTTCGGCATCCTCTTGACCCAGGCAATCAATGTGAATGCGCTTTCGTTGCCGCTGGTGTTGCGTCTTCTCCTCGCTCTCGCCTTCTACATGGGTTTCTTCTTCAGCAACACCTATCAGAGCTTCTTGATAAGCACATTAACCACGCCCACAACCCAAACGCAGATCAGTCATCTGCATGAGATCTACGAAAATCGCATGACCATCATGGTGAGCTCTGAGAATGTGCGACACTTGGATAAGGATGGCGAGGTCAGTTACCCAACGAACTATCAAAGTATTTTCCTATTAATTCTCTATGTTTAGACCTTCAAGTATATACGCGAAAAGTTCGAGATCTGCTACAACATCGTGGACTGTCTGAACAACGCTGCAGATAACGAACACATTGCTGTCGCTGTGTCTCGACAACACGCTTTCTACAATGCCAGAATCCAGCGGGACAAACTTTACTGCTTCGATCGTCGTGAATCTCTTTATGTTTATCCCGTGGTCATGTTGCTTCCTCGGAAGTTTCAGTTGCTGCGGCAAATCAATGCGATTATTCAGAATGTCATCGAGTCGGGTCACATGCAGAAATGGTCACGAGACTTGGACATGGTTCGAGTCATACACGAGAAGATCGCTCGTGCTCAGGAGGATGTCTTCAAGTCTTTGACGCTTGCTCAGTTCCATGgcgcctttgcttttgccagcgctttgttgttgctcgccAGCTGCGTCTTTCTTCTGGAATGGTTCGTCTATTGGTTGGTGGTCAAGCGACGATCACGTCTCAAGCCTCTGCGTTGTCTGCATCGTCGCTTGCGCTGAGTCGCCATCGAtgcacattacgcatacgcccgGTGTTGTCGGTCGCATTGggagcaaataaattgtagtaTATACTTAAATGCATAtgcaatatatgtatttagtttttcatattttcttggcacattattcaatttaaaaatacagaaTTGCAATATGCCGTGGAATGCACGGCAGCGTTGCCGTTGCGGCTGCTTGTCATAATCCAAGCAGTTGTCGACGTGCCACAGTGGCCACTCGCTAAGCACAACACTTTAGAATTAATTGGCAGCACTTtgcaatgaatgaatgtaGTGATTACATACTTGAAACTTAACTATTTCTTCAAGTATTTAATATGCTTTGAACTAAAAATgaacacataaataattattatttatttctttagaATTTTAAGATTCTTTTCACCACAAATTATTTCTAAAACAttagttttataaatacag
It encodes:
- the LOC117574468 gene encoding uncharacterized protein LOC117574468 translates to MSALKQPLQRVPRAALLLTLGATLVSAFGINLMQLPEEDKSQVACTLALLRKYFSYSEAMSGSVMCVSILSSNREVQQRLLQALNEHPDHPWTLLTTRAEEKHKTQAELMEMHEKPQCYFLIVGNLDDEDIEETFNNWKRMLNWNPFAQFVVFLATVEETDEEMTDLMVELMLTFMNNKLYNVNVIGQNEETSFFFAKTVFPYHPDNNCGNRVIAIDMLDACSYEGDGEEEEEEDEDEEEEGAEEGAEEEAEEGAEEGAEEGAEEGAEEGAEEGVEEEAEEETEEGAEEGTEEGTEEGTEEGTEEEANGDEEEAEQEENTGEEEPEKEENADEETPEQEENAHGDGAVQEGNVDGEEAEKNENIDEAETQQDTNVEEEETEQEGNIEENEQKQEENADGGETEQESNVDEEPLEQEVNEIEQPEQEENAGAEEGDQENNVNGKEKQGGEEENADEENVEEEVAQHGDNTDEVEEGEDNATGNVDYATYGEGNAPFARDELPDWDSESARVTIGDVEIEEFTRGRFEDKFPHDLSGCPIRAAYRGPWEPYIFSTSSQSEVEVESVTKPPSDAETQYGDETETEGTTAANDSDNNADGYSDGYATSYDESYSEVEEYNNVENVDQVDDNVAQKITLTGLEYQLVQTIAQRLHVNIDFNMQSSNVFHLFQQLIEGQIDVIVGGIDEDPSISQVVSSSTSYLQDELTWCVARAKRHHSFFNFLAGFKTNSLLLLLLFIIVSSLSVLAAQKVSRFRLKSLANFPTIFMRMFGILLTQAINVNALSLPLVLRLLLALAFYMGFFFSNTYQSFLISTLTTPTTQTQISHLHEIYENRMTIMVSSENVRHLDKDGETFKYIREKFEICYNIVDCLNNAADNEHIAVAVSRQHAFYNARIQRDKLYCFDRRESLYVYPVVMLLPRKFQLLRQINAIIQNVIESGHMQKWSRDLDMVRVIHEKIARAQEDVFKSLTLAQFHGAFAFASALLLLASCVFLLEWFVYWLVVKRRSRLKPLRCLHRRLR